A single genomic interval of Marmota flaviventris isolate mMarFla1 chromosome 14, mMarFla1.hap1, whole genome shotgun sequence harbors:
- the Msgn1 gene encoding mesogenin-1 produces MDDLQETFLSLEDGLDSSDSPSLLSSWDWKNRAGPFEPSRASPSQSLSPAPSLESYSSSPCPAGAGLPCGHGGASNGSSNGCSSHGAGGLVEVDYNMLAFQPAYLQGPGGPKAQKGPKVKMSVQRRRKASEREKLRMRTLADALHTLRNYLPPVYSQRGQPLTKIQTLKYTIKYISELTDLLNGGREPRPQSV; encoded by the coding sequence ATGGACGACCTGCAAGAGACCTTCCTCAGCCTCGAGGATGGCCTGGACTCCTCGGACAGCCCCAGCCTGCTGTCCTCCTGGGACTGGAAAAACAGGGCCGGGCCCTTTGAGCCGAGCCGGGCCTCCCCCTCCCAGAGCCTTTCCCCAGCTCCATCACTGGAGTCCTATTCTTCTTCCCCCTGTCCAGCTGGGGCTGGACTGCCCTGTGGCCATGGCGGGGCCAGCAATGGGAGCAGCAATGGCTGTAGCAGCCACGGGGCCGGTGGCCTAGTGGAGGTGGACTACAATATGTTAGCTTTCCAACCTGCCTACCTACAGGGCCCTGGTGGCCCCAAGGCCCAGAAGGGCCCCAAAGTCAAGATGTCCGTGCAGCGGAGACGGAAGGCCAGCGAGAGGGAGAAGCTCAGAATGAGGACCTTGGCTGATGCCCTGCACACCCTTCGGAATTACCTGCCACCTGTCTACAGCCAGCGAGGCCAACCGCTTACCAAGATCCAGACACTCAAATACACCATCAAGTACATCAGCGAGCTCACAGACCTCCTCAACGGCGGCCGAGAGCCCAGGCCCCAGAGTGTGTGA